One Glycine max cultivar Williams 82 chromosome 1, Glycine_max_v4.0, whole genome shotgun sequence genomic window, taattatttcttatatataagatgGATCATAATATTATGTGTGAATGCTTTgaatgttatatttaaattgagtatacttttaatttatttgtagtaatttatcttattatcatattttttattgatttattaattttatatacaaGTAAAGTGTGCAGCGCAAGTGCAGGGATAGGTTATAAGTACCCAACGGGTACtgggatgaaaatgaaaattaaaattataggtTATAAAACTATTACATGATATTGCAACTATTTATACAACTTCCAAAATTAAGGgggaagaaaatataataatacacATTAGCTTAATATAACAACAAATGCTGTCAATTGCTCAACAAGGAAACAAGGTTATGAAATACAAGTAAATACAAATTACTAAATAGAGCTCAAGTAGTGTAGTGTCTGCTTTTCAATCACAAGCTCTattatttctctcatttattaGTGTTGCATAGAAGGCCTTGTGTTGTGACAACCATTTAATTTACATGGTAACTCCACacccaaaatataataataatcgaAGATGCGCAAGTAATCAAGGGTTATGAATCAAGGCATCAGGTTGTCTTTGTGGTGATGAGGCTTGGAACTCTGGCAAAGCTTTGTATGTTTCATACAATCTACTAAGGGTAGGGAATTTGGACTGCAAAAACTCAAAAAACAAATTGTGAATGTTCATCATACATAGAGGGTTTATGATTTCTTCTCAGGCAGAAGCATTTATTGATGgtagaaaaagaattttattgagAATGAGAATAAGAAATACTGCAAAAACTCAAAAGCAAATTGTAACTGTTCATATAGAGGGTTTATGATTTCTTCTCTCAGGCAGAAGCACTTAttcatgaaagaaaaataattttattgagaaTGAGGATAAGAAATACTGCACAGCAAGAGAAAAGAACATAAACTAAGAGCATGAAGCATGTAGAACAGCATGCCAATCTCTGACTATCTGTCAAAGAAATCCCCTTAAAGAGACCTTTGGCATGATTCCACAGTAAAACTAGACAAGCCATGGAAATTCTAGCATGTTTTTCCAACCATATACACCAAACTATTGCCAACTGAGAACTCATCCGAAGCCGTTTCTTAGCATCTCTATTGGTGTCAAAGCATCTAAAACTACTAACCAAGTAAGACTGAAGATCCTTAAGACAGATCCATCCTTCGCCCAGAACAATTGACcttttgaaacaaatatttaaaaatcatcaaCTCAGATTTTAAAAGGTGTAAAATTATTAGGACCATCTAACGTTCAAAATATTGAGGCATTTTAACacctttaatttaattcttaggTTGTAATATAAGTAAGCTTAATttgataaggaaaaaaaaaaggagaagagagtGAAGAGAAGAATTTTATCTCCACTCCCAACTAGTCAAGCTTGTGAACCAATATTAgtattttgaaacaaaagaaatatatcaaGAAATAATGAGAACTATACCATATCAATATCAAATCTCTGAACTGCCAGTGTAATCTGTGGGGCCAAAAACACATCAGCCTGCATAATACAACATTTACTTTGTTAGATATGCCTTTCCAGGTTGGAAGTTTAAGCAATTAACTTCAAAATATCAGAAAATTTCAGTGTTCCAGCTAGATTGTTACATTAATCAATTCAAGCATAGTAAACATTTTAAATGACAAAGAtgggcatgaaaaagataaggcATATAAACCTTTGAAGATTATGAATGTGCAACAAGATgcagagaaatttaaaattcacttCCAAAGGAGCAAGAATCTCAAAGTAGAAAGAACAGAATAATGCTTGAGAAACTAATTTTGGCAGCACACTGAAATTTCAAAATCTATGatggacaaaaaacaaaagataatatTTAAAGGACTAAATTGGAGGGTGGAGGAAAAGGTAAAGAAAATTCCatttacaatttttcttttctcccttCAATAAATAGCTTAGCttcaagaaatattttaaagaattgatGTTGACCACAACATggaacatattaaaaaaaacattcaaaacaTATTGAAGCAAACCATTATagtaaataaaaagagaaagaaggctTTAGGGCAACCAGATTATACCATATAGATATGTTCTCCTGTGGCATATGTACCAGCAAAATCCTTCAGTAATTTTTCAAGAGCTGAACATTGtccaagtaaaaagtaaaagtgaAAGTAAGAGAACTGAATAAATATTGAAACAATTTCAAAATACAAGGAAACAATAGCATAGAATATGGTTACCTGAGAAACCTTTGTCAATGGTAAATTGGGCCCATGGTTTTGATTCTGCACAAAACATTTTCTCCATATCTTTCTATAGAAAAATTTAACCttcaaaaatctaaaatatttgaGCATAATGCCAATCCAAGCATTTCAAATCAAGAATTCAGAATGTACCAGAACATTAAGCATATGAAGAGGCTGTATACTGGAGTGAATAATACTAGCTACCTGTAAAATAACATAATCATCAGATAGTAGCCACACTTGATCTAGCACCTGCACCTTATCATGGCTAGAGCACAATGATTTGAGCCTGCTAATCTATCAGTATCAGAATATTTCCTTTCAGGATATATGTTTACACCACAGATTGGACTGGAGAATCATTTTATAGTGAGCAAATTCTTACAAAGCATGGTCTTTTTATAAATCTTTAATGATGCGCAGATACGATATGTGTATCTGATATAATACATATCCAATGTGGAGCTAcgattattctaaaaatatataggaTACAATACgtgtaattaatatatatatatatatatatatatatatatatatatatatatatatatgtatgtatgtatgtataaaaaatcataaagcataataaattataatttctagtctacaaaataaaaattataaatcattatcGTAAATTACTTCCAATTGTCTGCAAATAAgaatattatcattatcatttctttcttgaaatcatccataaagagGACGATTTCCATTTTTGGTTCATTAAGGAACAATacttttatgtttctttattgtacatgcttttatttctcttatttaatttattgaattttcatttcataattttattgtaaagGATTGGATACGTATCCAAGAGTATCAGTACTGCATATGAATATGTGAAGCAAATTAAAGTATCAGTACCTCATAGTATATCTTGCATCCTGAAGAACTTATAAGATATTTGGAAACCTCTATAATATTTAACTATAACAATTCACAACAAGATTGGCTTTTTCCCACTGAATTGCTTCTGAAGATACCAAACCAGTaggattaaaagttaaaatgaatCTTGATTCAACACATTAATGTTGCAAATCCAAATCAATCTTGAGTTTTACCTGAAGATTGAGAGCTCTAAGCTGAGGATCAACTGGCAACAGTGGCTTCTGAGTATATTTTTCCTCCAAATGCTAACCATAAAGGAAAAAGTGAAAGATATGATATGAATCATCAATTTGGACCACAGAACACAAAACCTAATCAGGGacatacataaaattattgaaaagaaACTTGAGCATCAGAAATCCAAACAACTTGATAATATTCCCACTCAATTCCATCTTGAGGATCCATATTTTCTGAAATAACCCAAGTCACCAAGAAATGGACCCTTAAGACTGATATAATCAGATGATAGAAAATTATGAGTTTCTGCGGTGGAATTGATTAGAGTATTCAATATTTTCAGTGCTTGTTGTAGCACTAGACCTACCAGAAATATTGCATAAGAGTCTGAAACCACCACATTATCATCAACCAATACTGGAACATAGTGCAGAGGATTCAATCTCTCGAATTCTGAAATTTAAGCATAAATGAATGATTTTTCCGTCAAACAGACTTCACCAACCACTATTATTCAGTTTGGATCCTAAAGCACTACATATA contains:
- the GSTZ1 gene encoding glutathione S-transferase zeta class codes for the protein MDLDLRKSGHGIGSNASLQSNLVLYSYCHSSCSWRIRFALSLKGIPYEYKAVDLSKGEQYSPEFERLNPLHYVPVLVDDNVVVSDSYAIFLHLEEKYTQKPLLPVDPQLRALNLQVASIIHSSIQPLHMLNVLKDMEKMFCAESKPWAQFTIDKGFSALEKLLKDFAGTYATGEHIYMADVFLAPQITLAVQRFDIDMSKFPTLSRLYETYKALPEFQASSPQRQPDALIHNP